The genomic region ACATTCTCTATTGATCCTAACTTACAATAACCATTTATCATCAAATTATACAAATAAGTATCAACTTCCAAACCTTTGTCATGCATCTCTCCAATCAACCTTCCAGCTTCATTGATTTTCCCATAGCTTGTATACCCATCAATCAAAAATTTAAAGGTCTCGACATTGAATTCCACTCCTGCTTTTTCCATCAAACCTAACACCAAATCCAACTCCTCAAAATCCCAACTCTTTGCACAAGCAtctattataatattataagtTATTACATTGGCTTTAATCCATCTATTTGCCATCTCCTCCACTATCTCTCTACCTTTCTTCACATCCCCGTTTTTACACAACCCATCAACCACAGCTGTCAATGAATAAACAGAAATATCAACACCTGTTTCCACcatttataaaagaaatgtaAAGTCAACCCCAATTCGTCAGCTCCCTTAAGAGCAATCAAATGAACAGTACAAGTTCTCTCATCAATCTTAATCCCATTATTCTGTGTCTGTGCGTGTGCCATTAGTTTTCAATATCACGAAAACATCCTTCTCCATTTCtctaatatttctttaaagAATGATTGCAGAGTTGAAGTTAGAAATTACCTGTGCCTCTTGTTGAAGATTAGCCTAGAAATCCAACCTCTCTTGTCGATCAAGGGCCAAATTGTTTCACTGATAAACcctaaaatataaatatgaagaaaatccaaattaatagaaaaaagtCAGATTAAAGAATacaaaaagaagataaaaaaaaaaagagaaagaaaaagaagaatgggAGATTTCAACCCACAATTTCAGATGATGAAGAAGCAGAGCTAGAAGAAGGAGGAGCAATTTTagcaaaatggaaaaaaagcAGCAAACCCTAAACCCAAAAACGACGATAAACTTTGTTTGCTTCCGATTgtgagtaatttttttaaaagatgatGGGTAAAAATGCCTCTAAAGACATTGCAGAGTGTAATGTAACGTGATTGCATTGGTTTTGGGTTGTAATTACATTACATCTATTGGTtgcaatgtgattgcattaCAATCTTACATTGTAGTAGTCtgttacaaaataaatattgcaatgtaatttaattaggcACATTGCAGAAAATGTGGCTTTACATGCTTTATACCAAACGCACCCTAAGGGTTTGAAGCAAGATGGTAAACTCCCAGAGATGTTGTTTACCGAAAGGTCCAATACATGATTGAGTTTGCAAAACTCCTCTGGGATTGGACCTTCAAGATGATTATCTGCCACGGCAATTTGTTCCAAATTTGACGTACTTCCCATCCACTGTGGTATCCTACCAAAGAGATGGTTTTTACTAAGATCTAACGTTGACAAACTAGACATATTCCCCATCCAACTAGGTATCGTACCAAAGATATGGTTATTGCTTAGATCAAGTGTGTGCAAGGCAGAGCAGTTAGACAAGACATTTGGGATCCTTCCAGAGAAGTTATTTCCATCCAATTGCAACTCGTTCAAGTTTGTTAAGTTAAAACCTCCGGAGAAAAGTTTACCCTGCAACGTGTTATTTGATAATGCAAGGAGTCCTAACGAGGAGCAACCCATGGCCAAGTGTTCAGGTATCCCACCAGACGATTGTTGGATAAGTCCAAAGATTCCAATGAGCTCATATCACCAAAAGATGAGGGAATGCTACCgttaaaatatttctttgacATGTTCAGAAACATTAACGATGGTAATTTTGCTCCAATTTCTGTTGGGATGCTGCCATTGAAGAAATTGTTGGAGACATCTAAAACGGATAAATCCAAATGTGAAGCGAATGGTAGCCAAAAAGGACCCGATAGAGAGTTGTTGATGAGAATTAATGTATCTAATTTCTTATTGTTTCCCAACAACCAACTTGGGAACTGATCTACCTTGAAATAGATGTTAGAGAGATCAACAGACTGCAAATCATGTTGATGATAGAGGAATTGAGGAAATGATCCTCCATCTCCACAACAAGATAAACTGATCTCATTCAGTTGGAATCTTGGGGCCAAATTATGCATCTCGGTTTCAGCATATATGGAATTATTGTCTGTATAGATGTACTTTGAGTTTTGAAAGGTTGAAGAAGGGTCCTAATGAGCTTGGGATTTGAAAGTAATTATTTGAAAGTGTCAACATTCGGAGGGATGTTAGACTCTTAAGGGAAAATATATTTCCAGAAAACTGGTTGGAAGAAAGATCTAAACTTTTAAGGGATGTTAGATTTTTAAAAACAGATATATTTCCAGAAAATTGATTAGAAGGGAGAtctaatttttcaagagaCGTGAGGTTGGACATGCATTCGGGCAACTTACCCTTTAGAGTATTGTATTGGATATCAAGCTCTCGGAGATGCTTCAATTCACAAAATTCTGTaaacattttattatattaattattagataattaaagaaaacgaacagaaaagagagaaaacacataaacaaataaacatGAATAAGACAGAAAAAGTACTTAAAACAAGGTAAGGTAACTTAGAAACAAAAGTATATTAGTtaagagaaaagattttttgacaaaattaccattaaTAAAACTTTCTCATATTCAAGCAcatttgttgaaaaaaatattgttacacgttatattgaaaaaaaattattacatgtcatttcttttttatgatttCAGAAAATGTAACCAATAAAATAACCTAAAAgctaattatttaaattttgagattttggataatatatttttgtccAAATCCATTTCATCCCAACAATAATGTTAAATAACTTTTCAATGCGTCTTCCTTTTcatattaaattcttttttgattttaaactttatctCTATCGTGAATGTGCTTAACTCTAAAAGTTTATGTTTAGTGAAATATAAAGATAGAGACCAAGTTAAGGTATTTAACTCGaagaatttatattataatgaaATACAAAAATAGAGACCAAAGTTATATgctatgtttaaaaaatattattattatatgtcatatttaaaaaatattgttattacATGCTACgttcaaaaaaatattgttacacgccatgcttaagaaaaaaTTGTTACACACCATACTTAAAGTGTTTAACTTTAAGAGTTTATGTTCTagtaaaatacaaaaagaGCAAGTTTCATgtcatgtttaaaaaatattattgttacatgccatgtttaaaaattttgctaTACactattttgaaaaaaaatgttgttacatgccatgccatattcaaaaaatttgttaaatgcCCAGTGCTTTAGAGTTGTTACATATAGACATGGCATGTAATAACTCTGGGCaatgttttaatttacaaatttcatttcatttataaCTTCAACTTATCAACTTTTGGATTTTGTGAATGTAAACTAATAGTtgattttttgagaaaatcttacagaaaaataagaactataaaatttttcagataaaaaagaagatgaacagaataaaaaattaacaattttgGAGGAaaacactttctctcaccttcatttagattttttagatatatatatatatataaatacaaaatatcaaaaactACTAATCTGTAGAAATAGtcttaaaaaacaaaaaatcccAAAAAGTTGATGGAGTTCGACACTGCAAGCCTAAAGCTTTAGCATTAGATGTTACATGCAAAGGTTAAAGCTTTAGCACCAGATATTACACACCAAAGCTTACTTCTTCATACTGATGTTACACGTCAAGGCATGAATCACTTTGTTACACATAAATGAATGTTCTACCAGATTGAATCATTGAAAAACTCAACACAATAAACCCAAGAACATGTTATTACTCGCAATgtaatgtttttttattataaattgacGATAATATGACGAGATaatgagagagagacagagagaggaTTTTTGTGAATGTAAACCAATAAACCTAAGAATATATTGTTACTCATCATGTTATATCATGTTATGTTCTTTAATCTGTagattgatgatgatatggAGAGATTGATAGAGATTAATAGAGAGATGGTgatggtggtaaaattataaagagcTGGATGGCAGCAGAGAAAAATGGGAAATGGTCATGACAAAAGTTAAGTGAAAATAGTTAACTTCATATTGAaagctatttttgaaatatgattattaaattgactatttctcacaatttattcaaaaaatgatatatttaaatagAAGAAACCTAAATAAGACAAACGAAAATGGAGGGAGAGGACCAAAGCAGTgatagaataaagaaatgagAGGAAAACTCGACCAATGTTGCCTCAAAAACAAGGAGGGAAGCGACAGAAGATCAAATAGTGGAAAGTTTTGGGAATAGTTATAGTAAGGAGAAGGAAGATGATGAGGTGGACATGGTGGGTGACATGGAGGAAATTAGTGATGTGGTGTACACACCCATTCaaaattaaccaaaaataaaaataaataatactataatatatataataaaaaataaattaaataaaataaaaagataaaaaatgaaaaaataaaagaaaagagagaagaggCTAAACCATGCTTGGCTTCCATGGTCAACAAATACGGAGCATTAAATGCTCCTCCGGCGGTCGGGATTTGAAGATCACTGTTGGCAGATTTGTTTTTGACTTGAAGGCACTCATCCGGATTTCATGCTGAACAGAGCGTGATTAATTTATCtgattgtccaaaaatttggacaactaGGTTCTATAAGAACCCTAAAAAAACTCTAAAGGGAGAGGATTTTGGAAGGGAACCCAGATCatgaacaaaacaaaaacaccaatctgtcaaaaaaaaaatagattcaaGCAACCAAAACCACAAATAAGCTATAAAAAATCCTAAACTATCAGCAGACTATCATAACCACAATCAACAACaatcaagaaataaaaaaaatatagtatacataaaatataaaaaagggGGAGAGGTAAGAGGGtgattttagtgttttttgGTTTGGGTATTTTGTAGAGAATGAAGGGATATGATATTTTGGGAGCACTGGTTGTACCGTTGGTCGGTGAGAGCCAAGGAGTGGGGAGCCATCGGCtggtgaagaaaaaaaagggttagAGTTGCTAGTTTGAGAAAGGAACGGTGCCGGAGAAGGAGAGTCAAGTGCTGGGAGGGAGAGAAGCAACGCCAGGGAGGGAGGAATCGGGGAAGGAACGACACCGGCGGGAAAAAAATGAcgctgaagaagaaaaagaggaaggaGAAAAGCGACGCCGGCGAGggaggaaaaaaagaagaagaagaagaggaaaagaaaaaatagagagagagGACAGTGTCGCcaggtagagagagaaaatgaagggaGAAAATGaggggagaaagaaaaaagagagctTTTATAGCTAggtataagggtaaaatggtgtCGTTTTGCTAGTGAGGACTTGGTGTTGTTGAAGAGGTGAAAACGACGCCGTTTTTTATGCTTGGAAGTTGCCATACAAAACTCTAAACGATTCCATTCCAAAGCAGGCCAAAGTTCTACAGTAGTTTGGACTAGTCCAAGCCCAAATCAGTAAAGCCCAACCCTTGTTATTTGGTTTGATTGTGTTTATTGGGCTTGTctatttgtaataaaaaagaaacttaGTGTTTAaaactttgtttgatttaaattaaaatatatcataaaaattACATGATGTCTTAATGAAgagcaataaaatcaaaaatagataaagcattaaatgaataaaaaagatgagtaaatatttgataaaaataatagataTAGACAAACAtttgaacaaataaaataaaataaaataataataataaaataaataaaaagagatgATAACGATTATAAtggtaaaatatatatgtaattggAATCAACATTCATATTTAGGAGAGTTTCTAGGTttggtttaaaaaaaaaattagtcaataaatgaataaataaataaaaataaaatagaataaaataaaataaaagaataagaccAAGTAAGGAattattaagtataaaatataatgtttGATTTGGAATCAATACTGATTATGGGATATTCGTACGGAACAAGAGAAGTCGAGATTCCgaaagaatttttttaggTTAGGAATTTCGATTAATACTCCACCAGTATGATAAGAGAGTTTTAATTCGGAATTCTAATGtttctaattttaaataaataagaaattatatatacttaatcaccaattaatcaaaaaatatataaagaaatgagaaaccaatgataacaataaatttgctaatcataataataaaaatggatAAGATacatatgcataaataataataactacgtataataaaaaatgtgatctaaaatataaataaataaagtatatGATGACATGGAAATGGTTATACAAAAACAATcaataaatgtaaaatattttgttcatGATAAGTAAGCTCAAAGAAAAGTATTAAATAAGAAACGAACATTGAATTTACGAGTACGTCGCGTATCATTGTTGCATAGTTACATATCATGACATATAGACATATTCTGTATACGAGCGTAGGcccgatgatgggactttCTGAGGAAGCATGCAAAGGTGAATTTCTTCGGTAAATACCCTAGGTAAAAAGATATTTTCGTGTCCCATTAGTACGATGAGAAGATTCGGAGAAATATCTTTGATAAAAAGCTTTTGCTCGCATTAGGATTTGCATTCACGAAAGTACTATTTTTACTTGCAAACGACTATCTCGACGATGGGATTTATCTAGTAAATTTACGAAGGTGAGTTTCACAGGTATTTCCCTATGTGAGAGAATACTCTTGAATCCCACCAGAATGATAGACAGATTCGAAAAGTATgctcaataaaaggttttcgTTTGACATTATCTcgattttgtcatttcacaATTGTATTATGTACgtcaaaaatcataaaatattt from Theobroma cacao cultivar B97-61/B2 chromosome 9, Criollo_cocoa_genome_V2, whole genome shotgun sequence harbors:
- the LOC108663219 gene encoding pentatricopeptide repeat-containing protein At2g28050-like gives rise to the protein MGCSSLGLLALSNNTLQGKLFSGGFNLTNLNELQLDGNNFSGRIPNVLSNCSALHTLDLSNNHIFGTIPSWMGNMSSLSTLDLSKNHLFGRIPQWMGSTSNLEQIAVADNHLEGPIPEEFCKLNHVLDLSVNNISGSLPSCFKPLGCVWYKACVDISVYSLTAVVDGLCKNGDVKKGREIVEEMANRWIKANVITYNIIIDACAKSWDFEELDLVLGLMEKAGVEFNVETFKFLIDGYTSYGKINEAGRLIGEMHDKGLEVDTYLYNLMINGYCKLGSIENVLLLFDRMSNRGVKPNADTYWSLINGYSKVGEMEMAMKYVNEMQKKGFELDKVMYDMLIDRFC